Proteins encoded within one genomic window of bacterium:
- a CDS encoding type II toxin-antitoxin system HicA family toxin — protein MVKRRKISSMSSKKLIRLITKGGAEFDREGKGDHIIYKRMVKGRLMKAPILENKQELPGIYCLMIFKQLGFSDGEINKLVI, from the coding sequence ATGGTTAAACGAAGGAAAATTTCTTCAATGTCCAGCAAGAAGCTGATAAGGCTAATTACCAAAGGAGGCGCTGAGTTTGACCGTGAAGGAAAGGGTGACCACATCATTTACAAACGAATGGTAAAAGGAAGGTTAATGAAGGCTCCTATCTTAGAGAACAAACAAGAACTTCCCGGAATATATTGCTTAATGATTTTTAAACAATTAGGGTTTTCTGATGGAGAAATTAA
- a CDS encoding ORF6N domain-containing protein, which produces MGSLVPIERIEGKILFVRGLPVKVLNQAVRRNISRLPEDFMFQLTKEEHNSRTRAIPKVFTLCLYREGRSYVIICA; this is translated from the coding sequence ATGGGTAGTTTAGTTCCAATAGAGAGGATAGAAGGCAAGATTCTTTTTGTAAGAGGATTACCTGTTAAAGTGTTAAATCAGGCTGTCAGGCGTAATATCAGCAGGTTGCCTGAAGATTTCATGTTTCAACTTACAAAAGAGGAGCATAATTCCAGGACGCGGGCAATACCGAAAGTATTTACCTTATGCCTTTACAGAGAAGGGCGTAGTTATGTTATCATCTGTGCTTAA